CAACATTACTAAAATACTAAGTTTAAGTCCAAAATACAGTTGTGGTATACAAATCCCTTCAATTTCTCTAGGCTTGTTTTCTCTATCTGTATAACAGCATATGAAGTACTAATTGAACCACATTTTTGAGCATTCAAAATAAGTGATATCTTTTACTGAGTGCTAAACAGTTTTAATAGCATATATTTAATGAACTATGAGATGTGGATTAAATTTCTTCTACTTTAGGAGTccccagatgctcaactgttaagcatccaactcttggttttggctcagatcctgatctcagtgtcctgagatcaagcccctcatgggctccaggctcagtgtggagtccacttccttttccccctgctcacccctaccccctcccacacactttctctaaaataaataaaataaaaactttaaaagaatttttctcaaaaaaaaaaaaaaagaattcttctcctactttatatttggaaaatctGAGGcacaaaaattttatatattctgtgcagtattccattttgtatttGTAAGAAAACCTTTAGTGGATTCAGGCTGAATATCTCGAAAAcccttttttaaaacattagataTATGAATTCTCCAAATGTGTGTCATTATCTAACACCTCTGTGCTATTTGCATACATTTATAACTCAGTCTTCTTTCCTTATGTATATTTTTAGCCTCAATATAATTATTACCTTCTTCTAAAAGTCCTCCCAGAACTCCAAAATTACTTAGAAGCTATACGGTATGCCCtatcgtattttttttttaagatttatttatttatttatgatagacagagagagagagagagagagagagagaggcagagacacaggaggagggagaagcaggctccatgccgggagcctgacgtgggactcgatcccgggactccaggatcgcgccctgggccaaaggcaggcgctaaaccgctgagccacccagggatccctgccctatCGTATTTTAATATCCCTTTATGACAACACTAATTATACACTATATATCAATCTTAGAGTTAGGTGTTTGTCTCCTTACTTAGGGACAAGCTTCTCAAGCATAAGGATTGAGAGCCTTGCAACATCTGAAATAAGAGAGATACACAATATATGTTTAATCAATTAACAAATTACATATAGCAAATTATACTTATAAaaggcatattttatttaaagttatggTTTCTAGTAgctaatatacaataaaaatgctatttaaattgaacaccaataaaaaataaatttactatttaaaaaatgctatttagggatccctgggtggcgcagcggtttagcgcctgcctttggcccagggcccgatcctggagacccgggattgaatcccacgtcgggctcccggtgcatggagcctgcttctccctctgcctgtgtctctgcctctctctctctctcactgtgtgcctatcataaataaataaaaaaattaaaaaaaaagctatttaaagCTTGCATTACCGACTTGAGAGAGTAAGTTATTGTAGCAGGGTGTTTTCTTTAGGAAGAATACAATGTGAGGGTGAGACTGAGCAGGATTCTTCAAGAGAATGTCCTACATGAGATaagtaatgaaatagaaaaacatgatcaggaatccctgggtggcgcagcggtttggcgcctgcctttggcccagggcgcgatcctggagacccgggatcgaatcccacatcaggctcccggtgcatggagcctgcttctccctccgcctgtgtctctgcctctctctctctctctctgtgactatcataaacaaaaaaaaaaaaaaaaaaaaaaaaaaaaaaaacacatgatcagaagaaatgaataagggcacctggtggctcagttcgttgagtgtctgcctttggcccaggtcatgatcccagagtcctgggatcaagcccagcatgggactccttgctcagcagggagcctgcttctccctctccctctggcccccactCTGTTCccactctctatctcaaataaataaaatcttttttaaaaaagaaatgaatgaaagattttttgtttttatggcaaTGTTGTGATTTGTAGCAATtattacaattgtttttttttgaaaaacacaacCTTTTTTGTAACATATCCCAAAAGATTTCTTTCACCTGCTGGTTCCTTAGGGTATAAGTGAAGGGATTTAGTAAAGGGGCAATTGAGGTATACAGCAAAGCTACATCTTTGGATACAGTTACCCTTTCTTTGGCAGATGGCTTAATATACATAAAGTTGCAGCTCCCATATGTCATGGAGACAACAATCATATGGGAAGTACAGGGGGAAAAAGCTTTGGTCCTTTGCTGAGCAGAAGGGAATTTCATAATGGTCTTCATGATGCAAGTGTAGGAGAGAACCACTAACACCAATGTGACCACAAGTGTCATCACAGCGAATGTGAAAGACATCAATTCTAGGACATGTGTGTCTGTGCAGGATATCTGCAGGATGGGGGAAGTTTCACACATAAAGTGATCAATCATTTTGGAAGCACAGAAATCCAGCTTGAGTCCCATGAGCAATAGGGGAAAGATGATTAGGAATCCAGTCAGCCAGGAAGAAAGTACAAGCCAATAGCACACTCTGCTGTTCATAATGATTGGGTAATGCAAGGGTTTAGAGATGGCAACATAGCGGTCATAGGACATAGCAGCCAGAAGGTAAAACTCTGCAACTcccagtaaaagaataaaaaataattgagccACACAGTTAttatatgaaatgtttttttctttagtcacTATGGTTTTCAAGTATCTGGGAATACATACCGTTGTGAATATGatttctaaaaatgagaaattatggAGAAAGAAATACATTGGCATCTTGAGGTGAGGATCCAGCAGAGTGAGGAGGATAATGGTtaagttccccatcaggctcaatgtgtaattaagaaataaaaacacaaaaatcacaaCTTGCAATTGTGGGTCATCCATCAGTCTTATGAGAATAAACACTATTTCCGTTGAATGgtttttcatctctcttttatAAGCCTTATCAAATACACATAAGAAAAGAGGACAAAGTCAAACATATACATGAATATAATATACTGTAGCGTAATGTAAATTaacctatatatacacacattaacatatatataactatataaaacctaaatatatataaataggcctaaatgtatataaattgaatatatagaaattaacctaaatacatataaattaaatgaataggtgcagcctgggtgcctcagcggtttagcgccgccttcggccagagtgtgatcctggggtcccaggatcgagtcccacatcgggctccctgcatggagcctgcttctccctctgcctgtgtctctgcccctctctctctctctctctgtgtctctcatgaataaaataaaataaaataaaaacctaaatgaatatatatactaattacatattttaactaaatatatatattaacctaaatatttatatatttacctaaAGTGGAAAAGGACATATATTCtctaatttatctatttgtaaattatttttccatctgaAATTTACAATGATACATAATTACATGCTAAAGATAATTCTAAATTCTTTCCTAACCATTTGTTCTCTTTATTGTAATATTTctcacaattttttcttttgaacttgaatattttctttgactAATATGCATTTTTACCCATTCTTCCTGAGTCGACTCAAGTCTACatgcataatttaaataaaaaaatatgaatcattttTAGTGTagttttccatcatttttattCCACCTGAGCAAAAGACACAAAGTtgttctatgttttaaaaattgtatccGAGTGATTTTCAAAACCAGGATTTAGAGTTATATATAATTCCTATGATAGTCAATGACTAATCAGGATTGACTTCCATTAATTAGATAGGTGAATCTTTTTCTGTACTAAGAATACACAATTATTATCAACTTTCTTGACTGGCTATGCTATGGCATTCAAATGGTTGGTTGtcttttatgaaatataataaatacaacaaaggaaaacatgacaaaaacaaacaacatattttaataaaaatattctgtattttttcaattaaCCTTTTTGAGGTGTATTCCTAATGTGTCTACATAATTTGGGTCACTGCTTTTTAATATTCctcaatatttttgtaaaactATTGATTACTTCAGAAATTATTGTAGGAAAGTAAAATCTGCCACCCCAAAATGTGTCTCTTTGACATGACGATTAATttagctgattatttttaagaaatggaggTCTcagaatgttttcctttttacctCCTCAAATGTCTAAAAGAATTTAGACAAAAGACTTGCTTCAAAAAAG
The genomic region above belongs to Vulpes lagopus strain Blue_001 chromosome 3, ASM1834538v1, whole genome shotgun sequence and contains:
- the LOC121487119 gene encoding olfactory receptor 6C6-like; translation: MKNHSTEIVFILIRLMDDPQLQVVIFVFLFLNYTLSLMGNLTIILLTLLDPHLKMPMYFFLHNFSFLEIIFTTVCIPRYLKTIVTKEKNISYNNCVAQLFFILLLGVAEFYLLAAMSYDRYVAISKPLHYPIIMNSRVCYWLVLSSWLTGFLIIFPLLLMGLKLDFCASKMIDHFMCETSPILQISCTDTHVLELMSFTFAVMTLVVTLVLVVLSYTCIMKTIMKFPSAQQRTKAFSPCTSHMIVVSMTYGSCNFMYIKPSAKERVTVSKDVALLYTSIAPLLNPFTYTLRNQQVKEIFWDMLQKRLCFSKKNNSWTLTLIPRSLPAAPVEAESLPAWTRPHVLPEPPQRTQVPVSRRTRLLRTRPRAGPGLGRPLRDTRALQEAVREAASPRPGPPPPPSRLQPRSAGPRASAAALETARRLLGEFLLEPPCTDRPSEALMLRIWLAATRLFSPQ